Genomic DNA from Nitrososphaera sp.:
GCGGACTGGCCGGCTGCTTCCTGTGCCATCTAAGCCACCTCCTCCGGGGCAGTGATTCTGGCAGCAGGCCTCTGCGTTTCTCGCCGGGCTGCCTCTATCACACTCTTGAGACCCTCCTGGACTGCGAAGCGGGGCTTGTAGCCTAGCACACGCTGGATCTTGTCTATTGAGGCTACCCCGAACTTCATGTCGCCGGCCCGGGAGGGCATGAACTGGCATGTCACGTCGGTGTATCCGATAAGACCCTTGATTGCCTGGACAAGTTCAAGTATGCTAGTTGCCCTGCCGGAAGCTACGTTGAATACTTCGCCAACCGCACTCTGCGAATCCATTGCCAGCATGTTGGCCTGCACGATGTCTTCGACATGGACAAAGTCCCGCACCTGTGTCCCGTCTCCATAGATAACAGGGTTTTCACCCTGAAGCATCTTGTTGACAAATGTCGTTATCACGCCGCTGTAGTCGCTGAGTCGCTGTCTGCGGCCATAGACGTTAAAGTACCTTAGCGCTACCACCTCAAGTCCGTAGGTCATGTGGTATGCGTTCAGGTAATTTTCTACCGAGAGTTTTGACGCTCCGTATGGCGAGTTCGGCCTGCAGGACATAGCCTCCGAAGCGCTTGACCCTTCGATTATTCCATACACCGCAGCTGTAGACGCAAACACCAGCCTCTTTACCCCTCTGCTAACGCAGAAATTCAGGAGCTCAAGGGTTGTATTCACGTTCACATCGTGCACCAGCAGTGGGTGGGTTACCGATTTAGGCACGCTTGCGATTGCCGCTTCGTGAAAAACAATGTCGATATTGACATTGGGCAGAAGCGACTGCGCATTGCGTACATCGCCGACGATTACGTGCAGCATGCTAGATTCCTTGTGCGCGGCGAGGTTGTCAAGAGAGCCGGTCGTCAGGTTGTCAATAACGTATGTTTCAATTCCCCTCGAGAGAAGCTCGTCGACGATATGGCTTCCGATAAAACCTGCCCCTCCCGTTACAAGCGCCGTATTCACTGCTCTCATTATGCGTGCACCTCCGCAAACTGGACTGGAAGACTCTGCTTCTGCCCTGTCAGGCGCTCATACTGCTCCCGGTAGAGCCCCAGGGATTGTTCTATCGTGAACCCTTTGGTTGCCTTGTCAACCGCAGCCCTGCCGAAGTTCTCCCGCAATTGCTTGTCCTGCAGCAACTTGACTATTGCTTCGGCAAGTTCCACCGGATGGCTGCTCCGCACGAGTAGCCCGCAGCCATCAAGCGCTTCCCTGATCCCGCCTACGTCCGTCGCCACAATTCCCCTCCCACAGGCCATCGCCTCGATAATAGCAAAGGGAAATCCTTCCGTTATGCTGCTGATTACGACCACGTCAGCAGAGTTGTATGCGACTTCCGGATCCTTGACCTTACCTACAAACTGGACATTCTCCTCCAGGTTAAGCGACTTTACGGCGTTGATGCAGCGGAGCGAGTATTCCAGATCAGTCGAGGACCCGTAAATGAGACAGAGGATATCAGGGATCCTCTCCTTTACGCGCCGGATTGACTGGACGAGGTTAATGATGTCCTTGAATATGTCGACCCTGCCCACGCACGCCACTGTAGGCCGGGCGTTTTCGGGCATGCTGATTGGCCGGAACTTTGAGACATCGACTCCATTGTAGATGACTTTAACCTTCGACGGATCCGCCCCGAGGCTTGTTTCCCATTTGGCATTGGCATAACAGACAGGGGAGATTACGTCCGAGGCCCAGTAGATGGTCCGGACAATGTTCTGAGAGAACTGCTTCCAAAAGATATTGGACGGCTCGTCTCTCAGGTACGCATTGTAGTAAAGCAGGAGTTCCCGAAACGCGACACCGTGTTCAGTAATCATGACGGGCACGCCTGTTTCCATCTTTGCCGCGACGGCCATCATGGAGGGAAGCCATGCTAGAGACGAATGGATAAGGTCAACTTTGGGGATTTCGATGGCAAGGATCTGCATGTTTCTCTGGATTATCTGAAACGCGGTCAGTGCCTCGCGAAGTGTCATCTCCCTGTAAAGCGGGTCTTGCTCAAGATGGCCCAGGAACGTCTCCCAGGCAATGGCACTTTCCATGCATTTTCGGCTGTCGTGGTTGCGCAGGAACTTGTGAAGTTGAAGGATTGTATTGGCAAGCCCCGACGGGTCGGTGTTGCTCTCGAGAGCTTGGCTCAGGAATTTGTCAAAGAGCGGAACGAAGGACCGCGAGATTGCCCTGGAGTCCGTCCTAGCGATCTTGTCCAGCAGGCCGGAATTCTTTTCGCTGTAGAATTCCTCGAATCTGTGGGACCCGAACAGAGGGACATCGATTACTCTGGAGACGTTGGGGGGAACGGTATAGCGGCCATTCACGTTGGGGTTTGAGAGCATGTTGACTACCGTAAAGTCAAAGTCGCTGAGGCTTTCGACGAGGAGCTTTTCCCAAGAGTATACTCCGCCGCTCGTCACGTTGGGATAGCTGTCCCAGTTAACTAACAATACCTTTTTCATCGATTGCATTGCCTCCTGATAGGTCGAGTGACCTTGTCACCTCTGACGCGTCAAACGGGCCGTCCCCTTCGTCTGTCT
This window encodes:
- the pelF gene encoding GT4 family glycosyltransferase PelF, with protein sequence MKKVLLVNWDSYPNVTSGGVYSWEKLLVESLSDFDFTVVNMLSNPNVNGRYTVPPNVSRVIDVPLFGSHRFEEFYSEKNSGLLDKIARTDSRAISRSFVPLFDKFLSQALESNTDPSGLANTILQLHKFLRNHDSRKCMESAIAWETFLGHLEQDPLYREMTLREALTAFQIIQRNMQILAIEIPKVDLIHSSLAWLPSMMAVAAKMETGVPVMITEHGVAFRELLLYYNAYLRDEPSNIFWKQFSQNIVRTIYWASDVISPVCYANAKWETSLGADPSKVKVIYNGVDVSKFRPISMPENARPTVACVGRVDIFKDIINLVQSIRRVKERIPDILCLIYGSSTDLEYSLRCINAVKSLNLEENVQFVGKVKDPEVAYNSADVVVISSITEGFPFAIIEAMACGRGIVATDVGGIREALDGCGLLVRSSHPVELAEAIVKLLQDKQLRENFGRAAVDKATKGFTIEQSLGLYREQYERLTGQKQSLPVQFAEVHA
- a CDS encoding NAD-dependent epimerase/dehydratase family protein, whose amino-acid sequence is MRAVNTALVTGGAGFIGSHIVDELLSRGIETYVIDNLTTGSLDNLAAHKESSMLHVIVGDVRNAQSLLPNVNIDIVFHEAAIASVPKSVTHPLLVHDVNVNTTLELLNFCVSRGVKRLVFASTAAVYGIIEGSSASEAMSCRPNSPYGASKLSVENYLNAYHMTYGLEVVALRYFNVYGRRQRLSDYSGVITTFVNKMLQGENPVIYGDGTQVRDFVHVEDIVQANMLAMDSQSAVGEVFNVASGRATSILELVQAIKGLIGYTDVTCQFMPSRAGDMKFGVASIDKIQRVLGYKPRFAVQEGLKSVIEAARRETQRPAARITAPEEVA